One genomic region from Capra hircus breed San Clemente chromosome 6, ASM170441v1, whole genome shotgun sequence encodes:
- the UTP3 gene encoding something about silencing protein 10 — MVGRSGRRARGAAKWAAVRAKASRDPADDNGEDLESPPSPGDSSYYQDKVDDFHEARSRAALAKGWSEMESGDEEDGDEEEEVLALDVADEDDEDGESEEGDDDDGGSSVQSETEASVDPSLSWGQRKKLYYDTDYGSKSRGRQSQQEVEEEEREEEAEAQLIQRRLAQALQEDDFGVSWVEAFAKPVPQVNEAETRVVKDLAKVSVKEKLKMLRKESPELLELIDDLKVKLTEMKDELEPLLQLVEQKIIPRGKGSQYLRTKYNLYLNYCSNISFYLILKARRVPVHGHPVIERLVTYRNLINKLSVVDQKLSSEIRHLLTLKDGAGKKELNLKAKSMKTKPKSVSETSAAALAVRDLSDDSDFDEEAALKYYKEMEERQKLKRKKEENSTEEKALEDQNAKRAITYQIAKNRGLTPRRKKIDRNPRVKHREKFRKAKIRRRGQVREVRREEQRYTGELSGIRAGVKKSIKLK; from the coding sequence ATGGTGGGAAGATCCGGGCGGCGCGCGCGCGGAGCGGCCAAGTGGGCAGCTGTGCGAGCTAAGGCAAGTCGCGACCCAGCGGACGACAATGGAGAGGACTTAGAATCTCCACCATCACCGGGGGACTCGAGCTACTACCAAGATAAGGTAGATGATTTCCATGAGGCCCGATCTCGGGCCGCCTTGGCTAAGGGCTGGAGCGAAATGGAGAGTGGGGACGAGGAGGATGgcgatgaggaggaggaggtgctTGCCTTAGATGTTGCCGATGAGGACGATGAAGATGGAGAGAGTGAGGAGGGTGACGATGATGATGGTGGGAGCTCCGTGCAGAGTGAGACTGAGGCTTCTGTGGATCCCAGTTTGTCGTGGGGTCAGAGGAAAAAACTTTACTACGACACGGACTATGGCTCCAAGTCCCGAGGCCGGCAGAGTCAACAAGAagtagaggaagaggaaagagaggaggaggCGGAGGCACAGCTCATTCAGCGGCGCTTAGCCCAAGCCCTGCAAGAGGACGATTTTGGAGTTAGCTGGGTGGAGGCTTTTGCAAAACCAGTACCTCAGGTAAATGAGGCTGAGACACGTGTCGTGAAGGATTTGGCGAAAGTTTCCGTGAAAGAGAAGCTGAAAATGCTGCGAAAGGAATCTCCAGAGCTCTTGGAGCTGATAGACGACTTGAAAGTTAAGTTGACAGAGATGAAGGATGAGCTGGAGCCATTGCTACAGTTAGTGGAGCAAAAGATCATCCCCCGTGGAAAAGGAAGCCAGTACCTGAGGACCAAATACAATCTCTATTTGAACTACTGCTCCAACATTAGTTTTTATCTGATCCTGAAAGCTAGGAGAGTCCCTGTACATGGACATCCTGTCATTGAAAGGCTTGTTACCTACCGAAATTTGATCAACAAGTTGTCAGTTGTGGATCAGAAGCTGTCCTCTGAAATTCGTCATCTGCTCACACTTAAAGATGGTGCTGGAAAGAAAGAACtgaatttaaaagcaaaatccaTGAAGACCAAGCCAAAATCAGTTTCAGAGACTTCTGCTGCTGCCTTGGCTGTTAGAGACCTTTCTGATGATTCTGATTTTGATGAAGAAGCTGCACTGAAATACTATAAAGAAATGGAAGagagacaaaaattaaagagaaagaaagaagaaaatagtaCCGAAGAAAAGGCTCTTGAAGATCAAAATGCAAAGAGAGCCATTACTTATCAGATTGCTAAAAATAGGGGACTTACACCTAGGAGAAAGAAGATTGATCGGAATCCCAGAGTCAAACACCGGGAGAAGTTCAGAAAAGCCAAAATTCGCAGAAGAGGCCAGGTTCGTGAAGTTCGTAGGGAAGAGCAACGTTATACTGGTGAACTGTCTGGCATTCGTGCAGGAGTTAAAAAGAGCATTAAGCTTAAGTAA